A window of Desulforhopalus sp. contains these coding sequences:
- a CDS encoding inorganic phosphate transporter, translated as MLDVPLLLIVIVVIALIFDFTNGAHDCANAIATVVSTNVLTPRTAVLMAAVLNLIGALLGSEVAHTLGKGIVNTDIVMGSQILVLAALIGAIAWNLITWYFGIPSSSSHALIGGLIGAAITHSGFASLNGMSILKKIILPMVLSPLAGFLVSYLVMLGLLFVFANANRKNVAQKFKKLQILSAAFMATSHGLNDAQKTMGVITLALLLFHQIDSVIVPFWVTISCALAMGLGTALGGWKIIKTMGQRISKLEPITGFAAETSAAMVITGASLVGAPISTTHTITACIFGVGSTKRLSAVRWEVAANLALAWVVTIPASAAVAGFFYLLLQVCGVGQ; from the coding sequence ATGCTTGATGTCCCCTTGCTGCTCATTGTCATAGTAGTTATTGCCCTGATTTTTGATTTCACCAACGGGGCGCATGATTGTGCCAATGCCATCGCCACAGTGGTCAGCACCAATGTTTTGACCCCGCGAACGGCGGTACTCATGGCGGCGGTACTGAATCTGATCGGTGCGCTTTTAGGCAGTGAGGTGGCGCATACCTTGGGCAAGGGGATCGTCAACACCGATATCGTTATGGGCAGTCAAATTCTGGTCCTGGCTGCTCTTATTGGCGCCATTGCCTGGAACCTCATCACCTGGTACTTTGGTATTCCATCCTCATCCTCCCACGCCCTGATCGGCGGACTGATCGGCGCGGCGATTACCCATTCAGGCTTTGCCAGCCTAAACGGCATGAGTATTCTGAAAAAAATCATCCTGCCAATGGTACTATCTCCTCTTGCCGGGTTTCTTGTGAGTTATCTGGTGATGCTTGGCTTGCTGTTTGTTTTTGCCAATGCCAACCGCAAGAATGTCGCGCAGAAATTCAAAAAGCTGCAGATACTCTCGGCCGCCTTTATGGCCACCAGTCACGGCCTCAATGATGCGCAAAAAACCATGGGTGTAATCACTCTGGCCCTTCTGCTTTTTCACCAGATCGATTCTGTAATTGTTCCTTTTTGGGTTACAATCTCCTGCGCCTTGGCAATGGGGCTCGGTACCGCGCTTGGCGGATGGAAAATTATCAAAACGATGGGCCAACGTATCTCAAAACTGGAGCCAATTACCGGTTTTGCGGCTGAAACCTCGGCTGCTATGGTCATTACCGGTGCTTCGTTGGTTGGCGCACCGATTTCCACTACCCACACCATCACAGCATGTATCTTCGGAGTCGGTTCCACAAAGCGTTTATCCGCTGTTCGCTGGGAAGTTGCCGCCAACCTGGCCCTTGCCTGGGTGGTCACCATTCCGGCTTCGGCTGCTGTTGCCGGCTTTTTTTATCTTCTCCTGCAAGTCTGTGGCGTCGGCCAGTAA
- a CDS encoding DUF47 family protein codes for MAFTLFPKSIRFFDLLIQQNELFKDVATELSQLFDNYSLVDEALKRISIKEERGDELCREIARQLSSSFITPIDREDIYRISLAQEDSINVLKSIATRTHISGFGRIRFPAQKMMENIQMMAVSTGKLIGALQGGEEVGPIVRESKDLKLDCEMLLSTGLAELQDGPVSEISGVVDIIKWIQVYDRIEQVIERIDDLVDAIEEVVLKNA; via the coding sequence ATGGCATTTACCCTTTTTCCCAAATCCATTCGTTTTTTTGACCTGCTGATTCAGCAAAATGAACTCTTCAAGGATGTTGCCACGGAGCTTAGCCAACTTTTCGATAACTACAGTCTTGTCGATGAGGCACTCAAACGAATTTCCATAAAGGAAGAGCGGGGTGACGAGCTTTGTCGCGAAATTGCCCGCCAGCTTTCCAGTTCGTTTATCACCCCAATCGATCGTGAAGATATTTATCGGATCAGTCTTGCCCAAGAAGATTCGATTAATGTCCTGAAAAGCATTGCCACCCGCACCCACATCTCCGGTTTTGGCCGCATTCGCTTTCCTGCCCAAAAAATGATGGAAAATATACAGATGATGGCCGTCTCGACAGGAAAACTGATTGGTGCTCTTCAAGGTGGGGAGGAAGTCGGACCGATAGTCAGGGAAAGTAAGGATCTCAAGCTGGATTGTGAGATGTTGCTCAGTACCGGCCTGGCGGAGTTACAGGATGGGCCCGTCAGCGAAATAAGCGGCGTCGTCGATATTATCAAATGGATACAAGTGTATGATCGCATTGAGCAGGTAATCGAGAGGATAGACGATCTGGTGGATGCTATTGAAGAGGTGGTGCTAAAAAATGCTTGA
- the lpxC gene encoding UDP-3-O-acyl-N-acetylglucosamine deacetylase has translation MNPICIIDDQPSIGSTISNVLMDEGYQALVFPDAESFLQKLDTLEPSLVMLDIWLPGLDGLELLKRLQGRFPSLPIIMMSGHAGIETAVTAIKAGAYDFMEKPLHLEVLLDKVKSAIKHRPARITSILPSDTELEIASADLLMPPGMVEVIDSTEPQRTLKENVVLNGVGLLSGRKTGIILSPLGIDEGIVFQTLDGQTIRGHITSLANFSKTVSSKTFSANSTTLDNGRQQVRTVEHLMAIFSMYGITNVLIKVDDEVPNVDGSAKDFCALIEQAGIEAQPATTKVAVIRQRVGVGNDERDEKHLHAEPFDGFEIVMRVDYPSPIGEQIFTFNPEKKSFAKEIAPARSFNTFENIEMAQRLGKVGGGYLNSHIIMYEGKVINTELRYPDEFVRHKILDLIGDLYLLGFAIKGRITANMTSHGYNQALVERLYQAIQSNSV, from the coding sequence ATGAATCCCATTTGTATCATAGATGATCAGCCTTCCATTGGTAGCACAATTTCCAACGTTCTGATGGACGAGGGTTATCAAGCCCTGGTATTTCCTGATGCAGAGAGTTTCTTACAAAAGCTCGACACACTCGAGCCCTCCCTTGTTATGCTAGATATCTGGCTTCCAGGGCTGGACGGTCTGGAGCTTCTGAAACGGTTACAAGGCCGATTCCCATCGCTGCCCATCATAATGATGAGTGGGCATGCCGGTATTGAGACGGCGGTTACCGCGATAAAGGCCGGCGCCTACGATTTCATGGAAAAACCCTTACATCTTGAAGTATTACTCGACAAGGTAAAATCTGCTATTAAGCATCGCCCTGCAAGGATCACATCGATCCTTCCTTCCGATACGGAACTCGAGATCGCCAGCGCCGACCTTTTAATGCCCCCCGGCATGGTGGAGGTTATAGATTCTACCGAACCGCAACGAACCCTTAAGGAGAATGTTGTCCTGAATGGCGTAGGCCTTCTGAGTGGCCGAAAAACGGGCATTATCCTCAGCCCTCTGGGGATAGATGAAGGGATCGTCTTTCAAACTCTCGACGGCCAAACCATCCGTGGTCATATCACCTCCTTAGCCAATTTTTCCAAAACTGTCTCGTCAAAAACCTTTTCAGCCAACTCCACCACCCTCGATAATGGCCGGCAACAGGTGAGAACTGTCGAACACTTGATGGCAATCTTTTCCATGTATGGCATAACAAACGTGCTTATAAAGGTCGACGATGAGGTGCCGAATGTAGATGGTTCAGCCAAGGATTTCTGTGCCCTTATTGAACAGGCAGGAATAGAGGCGCAACCAGCAACCACCAAGGTTGCCGTCATCCGTCAGAGGGTCGGAGTTGGCAATGATGAAAGGGATGAAAAGCATCTCCATGCTGAACCCTTTGATGGGTTCGAGATTGTGATGAGGGTTGATTATCCTTCTCCCATAGGCGAACAGATTTTCACCTTCAATCCTGAAAAAAAATCATTTGCAAAGGAAATAGCCCCAGCTCGATCATTCAATACCTTTGAAAATATCGAAATGGCACAAAGGCTTGGAAAGGTCGGTGGCGGATATCTTAACTCCCATATCATCATGTACGAGGGTAAGGTTATCAATACCGAGCTGCGATATCCTGATGAATTTGTACGACACAAGATACTCGACCTGATAGGCGATCTCTATCTCCTCGGTTTTGCCATTAAAGGACGAATTACCGCTAATATGACATCTCATGGGTACAATCAGGCACTGGTAGAACGCCTGTACCAGGCTATCCAGAGTAATTCCGTATAA
- a CDS encoding PxxKW family cysteine-rich protein produces the protein MENQATVNYADGRFQPIIDKCEGCGRIVESENAQYCRSYVNPSAKWKLGFCNFATHAKPEISVVKIRVNPLKAAKRASKRK, from the coding sequence ATGGAGAATCAGGCGACGGTAAATTATGCTGATGGTCGTTTTCAGCCTATCATTGATAAGTGCGAAGGATGTGGCCGTATCGTAGAAAGTGAGAATGCTCAGTACTGCAGGAGTTATGTGAATCCTTCGGCTAAATGGAAATTGGGTTTTTGCAATTTTGCAACGCATGCAAAGCCGGAAATTAGTGTTGTGAAAATCAGGGTTAACCCATTGAAGGCTGCAAAGCGCGCTTCGAAGAGAAAATAA